One part of the Mariniblastus fucicola genome encodes these proteins:
- a CDS encoding sulfatase-like hydrolase/transferase encodes MQLCLLRVGQFIIALTLFAFVSECENESQAQETRPNVILMMADDMGWGDVSFSVRLGEDLSGTDINYGGTPHWSMPHLETMASNGLKFSRMYSQHTVCSPTRASVLTGRAPQRQSITFANTGKMQNREITVGEYAKSLGYTTGLFGKWHLGSLTRDVSDANRGGPGSFSVYSTPLNNGFDVEYVTESKVSTYNPTTSGMTTTTRYWTGPGQSVPLNSPNMQGDDSAIIARETNDFITNAVNDSQPFLAIVWFHTPHKPVNDPNGNRDNIAAYTYAMQDLDSAIGQIRTHVESLGIANDTILMFTSDNGAEDGQNYNPAGLRNNKRELHEGGVRVPGIIEWPNTISAGTTHTPMVTSDYLPTLLDIWEIEPVDSRPIDGVSMANTIFLDRDATRDQSIVFKSTNGHQSVIGVDGRYKLISTNNGDNWELYDLVLDFGEQNAVANSASIGSADVATQTIFNSLLNDYSLWETSVAASSQSEFTGDYSNRVASNFGGTVSVEPPENLGNGNVATGGTPILYLERQHATLRADVEVNSLGEEGTYSIGDSGMLGEGLVVNSYLMHFNPTSSNQVNATAKFTFEDKIAGVIGGYDLLVATDELSYADPNFESSLNRRMDTADGWEILDDGYTIEFDLRATNFVDEARILTASSLNQVPDPITIETVIGDGVVQRSMVTSVNVMFSAAVSIGPEAFELEKRGTDGGDVELSSAIDNSGQGPSVVLTFSGPFAEASGSLIDGNYQLTVHGDQITDGQGVALDVDGDGNPGGVLVIGDEESEAFFRLFGDSDQNRIVNVVDLLGFRQAYQLMSGDASFDASFDSNVDETIDIFDLLRFRQNYLETMPFNEPPPPRSFRKTPVRSK; translated from the coding sequence ATGCAACTGTGTCTGCTACGCGTTGGCCAATTCATCATAGCCCTGACGCTATTTGCGTTCGTCTCGGAATGTGAAAACGAATCGCAGGCACAAGAAACTCGCCCCAACGTAATTTTGATGATGGCCGACGACATGGGTTGGGGCGATGTGTCGTTTTCCGTTCGCCTTGGCGAAGACCTTTCTGGCACCGACATCAACTACGGTGGCACACCGCATTGGAGCATGCCCCACCTTGAGACGATGGCCTCCAATGGTTTGAAGTTCAGCAGGATGTACAGTCAGCACACGGTTTGCAGTCCAACCCGTGCGAGCGTTTTGACCGGTCGTGCTCCCCAGCGACAAAGCATCACGTTTGCGAACACCGGAAAAATGCAAAACCGTGAAATTACCGTCGGCGAGTATGCTAAATCATTGGGTTACACGACGGGGCTGTTTGGAAAATGGCACTTGGGTTCATTGACTCGTGATGTCAGTGACGCCAATCGCGGCGGTCCGGGTTCGTTTAGTGTTTACTCGACGCCATTGAACAACGGATTTGACGTGGAGTACGTCACAGAATCCAAAGTTTCAACTTACAACCCAACGACAAGTGGGATGACAACAACGACCCGCTATTGGACAGGTCCCGGACAATCCGTACCGCTAAATTCTCCGAACATGCAGGGCGACGACAGCGCAATCATCGCTCGCGAAACAAACGACTTCATCACCAACGCTGTTAATGACAGTCAACCTTTCCTTGCAATTGTCTGGTTCCATACACCCCACAAACCGGTCAATGATCCCAACGGAAATCGTGACAACATCGCAGCGTACACCTATGCGATGCAGGATCTCGACTCAGCCATCGGCCAGATTCGAACTCATGTTGAGTCGCTCGGAATCGCCAATGATACGATCCTGATGTTCACCTCAGACAACGGCGCCGAAGACGGGCAAAATTACAATCCGGCAGGACTTCGAAACAACAAACGGGAACTGCATGAGGGTGGTGTTCGCGTTCCCGGAATCATCGAATGGCCCAATACGATCTCAGCGGGAACCACTCATACGCCGATGGTGACATCGGACTATCTGCCAACACTGCTGGATATATGGGAAATCGAACCGGTCGATAGTCGTCCAATCGATGGCGTCAGCATGGCGAATACGATCTTCCTTGATCGGGATGCAACGCGAGATCAATCGATCGTTTTCAAATCGACCAATGGACATCAATCGGTCATTGGAGTCGACGGTCGGTACAAATTGATCTCGACCAACAACGGAGACAACTGGGAGCTCTACGACCTGGTTCTGGACTTTGGAGAACAAAATGCTGTGGCAAATTCAGCATCGATTGGTTCTGCCGACGTGGCAACACAGACGATCTTCAACAGTCTATTGAACGACTACAGTCTATGGGAGACCTCCGTCGCGGCCAGCTCGCAAAGTGAATTCACAGGCGACTACAGCAACCGCGTTGCGTCGAATTTCGGAGGCACTGTCAGTGTTGAGCCTCCTGAGAATCTTGGTAACGGAAATGTTGCGACGGGCGGAACACCAATTCTGTACCTCGAGCGACAACATGCAACTTTACGGGCCGACGTCGAAGTTAACTCTTTGGGTGAAGAGGGCACGTATTCGATCGGCGACTCTGGCATGCTCGGGGAAGGATTGGTTGTCAACAGCTACCTGATGCACTTCAACCCGACCAGTTCCAATCAGGTGAATGCAACTGCCAAATTCACTTTTGAAGACAAAATCGCCGGAGTGATCGGAGGCTACGACCTATTGGTCGCCACGGACGAATTAAGTTACGCTGACCCAAACTTTGAATCTTCACTCAATCGGCGAATGGATACTGCTGACGGATGGGAAATTCTTGACGACGGCTACACAATTGAGTTCGATTTGCGTGCAACGAACTTTGTTGACGAGGCTCGCATTTTGACCGCTTCGTCACTGAACCAGGTGCCTGATCCAATTACGATTGAAACCGTTATCGGCGATGGCGTTGTTCAACGTTCAATGGTGACCAGCGTCAACGTGATGTTTAGCGCGGCAGTCAGTATCGGCCCCGAAGCCTTTGAACTTGAGAAACGAGGTACTGACGGCGGTGACGTCGAGTTGAGCTCAGCGATTGACAATTCCGGTCAGGGTCCGAGCGTAGTCCTCACATTCTCTGGTCCGTTCGCCGAAGCTTCTGGATCTCTGATTGACGGTAACTATCAATTGACGGTCCATGGAGACCAGATTACTGACGGTCAAGGCGTCGCACTCGACGTCGATGGAGACGGCAATCCTGGCGGAGTGCTTGTGATTGGCGATGAAGAATCCGAAGCATTCTTTCGTCTATTTGGTGACTCCGATCAGAATCGAATCGTTAATGTTGTCGACCTGTTGGGATTTCGCCAAGCCTACCAGTTGATGTCTGGTGATGCGTCTTTTGACGCCAGCTTTGATTCGAACGTAGACGAGACGATCGATATTTTTGACTTACTCCGCTTTCGGCAAAACTACCTGGAAACGATGCCGTTCAATGAGCCCCCACCCCCTCGTTCGTTTCGAAAAACTCCGGTTCGATCCAAATAG
- a CDS encoding DUF1559 domain-containing protein has product MIISPPGRDKSRSAFTLVELLVVIAIIGILIGMLLPAVQQVREAARRTQCMNNMRQLGLACLNFESAHMEFPYGAKGEPLWDTSWLGFTLPFMEQTNMGNNLDYSQSFHPNTGNGTNDMWLSDGYLPQYMICPSSNLPKDNTEIPGFTGQFAPPNHTRGMGHYVGIAGAYYEGLEDTSSEVVLLSFQDEGFNSCNGVLFANSKIGFGEITDGSSNVLLISEQSEYIEDASTGELLDYRSCLKFGSFMGANRADVPQRQSSWTEINNARSYNVTTVRHAFNPPFVPGEGITVRGGPNNPLTSAHPGTGGAVRCDGSTHSMSVDTSVDTLQQMAMRADGSVVSE; this is encoded by the coding sequence ATGATTATTTCCCCCCCCGGTCGGGACAAGTCTCGATCTGCGTTCACGCTTGTTGAACTTCTGGTCGTTATTGCAATTATTGGAATCCTGATTGGCATGCTGCTTCCAGCCGTCCAACAGGTTCGCGAAGCCGCTCGCCGCACTCAGTGCATGAACAACATGAGGCAGCTTGGCCTCGCGTGCCTCAACTTCGAAAGTGCCCATATGGAATTTCCCTATGGTGCAAAAGGAGAACCCCTTTGGGATACCTCCTGGCTCGGCTTTACTTTGCCGTTCATGGAGCAAACCAACATGGGCAATAACCTGGATTACTCACAGAGCTTTCACCCCAACACCGGCAATGGGACGAATGACATGTGGCTCAGCGACGGCTATTTACCTCAGTACATGATTTGCCCGTCCAGTAATCTGCCAAAGGACAACACTGAGATTCCCGGATTTACCGGTCAGTTTGCACCGCCGAACCACACACGCGGTATGGGTCACTACGTCGGAATTGCCGGCGCCTACTACGAAGGTCTTGAAGATACGTCCAGCGAAGTCGTTTTGCTTAGCTTTCAAGATGAAGGATTTAACTCCTGCAACGGTGTTTTGTTTGCCAACTCCAAGATTGGATTTGGAGAAATCACCGACGGCAGCTCAAACGTATTGTTGATTAGCGAGCAAAGCGAGTACATCGAAGATGCTTCTACCGGAGAACTGCTCGACTATCGGAGTTGCCTGAAGTTCGGTTCGTTCATGGGTGCCAACCGAGCTGACGTTCCCCAACGACAGTCTTCATGGACTGAAATTAACAACGCCAGGTCGTACAACGTGACGACAGTTCGACACGCATTCAATCCTCCGTTTGTTCCGGGTGAGGGCATCACGGTTCGTGGTGGCCCGAACAACCCTCTGACCTCCGCTCACCCGGGCACAGGTGGAGCGGTTCGTTGTGATGGCAGTACACATTCTATGTCCGTTGACACTTCTGTTGATACTCTCCAGCAGATGGCGATGCGAGCAGACGGCTCGGTAGTTAGCGAATGA
- a CDS encoding DUF3667 domain-containing protein produces MIPDDTKPNQCLNCQADLGGDFCSQCGQAKSARLLPAREWASEFFATFLKLDSKLLRTTQQILFQPGQATVSFGKGHRVAFSSPARVYIIVSAISIAVMSLQGVFSQPVVVPGLDAADGFQRRVQLLFPFVNLLSPFVTAGILAICQPRFYFQLHLAFSLHLWTFLVAIGTPLVFIPPTSIWSLVALAVLSLITTVYLFLAHRRVYVMQTPNRIIVCGIVLASVPIASFVFIAILFAAAAWTS; encoded by the coding sequence ATGATTCCTGACGATACAAAACCAAACCAATGCCTCAATTGCCAAGCCGATCTGGGTGGCGATTTTTGCAGTCAGTGCGGGCAAGCCAAAAGCGCTCGACTGCTCCCCGCGCGAGAATGGGCAAGCGAGTTCTTCGCAACCTTCCTGAAGCTGGACTCAAAGCTGCTGCGAACGACACAGCAAATTCTGTTTCAGCCAGGGCAGGCGACGGTGAGTTTTGGAAAAGGTCATCGTGTTGCTTTCAGCAGCCCGGCAAGAGTCTATATCATCGTCAGCGCTATTTCGATTGCAGTGATGAGTTTGCAAGGCGTCTTTTCCCAGCCGGTCGTGGTTCCAGGACTGGACGCCGCCGACGGCTTTCAAAGAAGAGTCCAGCTTCTGTTTCCGTTCGTCAACTTGCTTTCACCCTTCGTAACAGCAGGCATTCTGGCGATATGCCAGCCAAGGTTTTACTTTCAGCTTCACTTGGCGTTCTCGCTTCACCTATGGACTTTTCTTGTTGCTATCGGGACGCCGCTGGTTTTCATTCCGCCAACGAGCATTTGGAGCCTGGTTGCGTTGGCTGTTCTTTCCCTTATTACGACCGTCTATCTTTTTCTGGCTCACCGACGCGTGTACGTCATGCAGACGCCCAATCGAATCATCGTCTGCGGAATTGTGCTCGCCAGCGTTCCGATTGCCAGCTTTGTCTTCATCGCCATCCTTTTCGCAGCCGCGGCCTGGACATCGTAG
- a CDS encoding MSCRAMM family protein, which translates to MPSKKRKNLFSRWTKYFDHEVSPDRRKRTQQRIDAQSYASLEPRQVLTSPLPSFPVDSGLLYQIHGVEGNQGQLSEIDLTSRALNDVGDNAGFQINATAFRSDDGFIYGLRRDSNELVRIGANGASETLGNISGFPSSGSYSGDFAEDGLLYMRNGSSFYGINVETLSVDNVVTANENVSRTYDIAYNPKTGLHYSIRKAGTRSEFISIDLRSGENEGQVIVINDNLEPAGTYGALFSDASGRVVAGNNRGGLYEIDLETGAATFAGYSPRASSNDGAFSALGSLNLPPVVTDAWMSILESDSQRQIPIETPYDLEGQELKVTVTRLPSIGTIVDGAGTEIATGQTMTVDQLTSLTFKTPDQFDSAADPVSFEYEVSDGSLTSTGKVDINFAGLSRVEGSVVVLDNSEESSYAGYVYNNEITLTGEDFRGNQVKQTVLTDVNGNFSFEDLAPGKYQIQQDQPYVVFDSHVVAEAENVTLGENLVSGLIVSEMPQSISGITFYEHAPSLISGFTYVDADGNGSVGFTETGVAAVAIKLEGKNFEGAKVELKTTTDSYGFYEFRGLASGTYTVTQSQPNDYISGESNAGEYGGKTADNMIASIELGSGEKGLGYNFGEYENSSLSGSVFIDNDLDAANDMGDTPLEGVTVRLSGTDFRGIEVSEVTTTDANGNYRFDRLLAGTYSLTQDQPEGLEEGFSHVGIFNDDETVLSTNGTRSKNRIDGIEVGFGRDGRSFDFSERTDYNFVGEFEQTIVFTGTDESDVFVFNAGTTHHYAELNGESHYIDASKNTNIVFEGKLGDDRVYMTGSTKVERVITTETSAVMRSETFRVQAIDTSWFVIDSGGGFDKVIMYDTPEVDRIKMTQDYSRLWNSEGYFAETRGYHRSYFFADNGGDDRAYLYDSKYEDTIKMTPSNARMISRKYYSFARNVERVYAYSVNGGSDRSQFWDSHQDQDVFQAKPEYARMYNDGFYNIAQGFAQSDAFAHNTGENDRAYLFGSEGDDMLVSSPAKTGITGEGFAIDVHGFERTYGISNGGNDRALLIDSKMDDRFVARPDEATLYNEDYFLKASGFAKVDAWSSQGGNDRAYFYDSAGDETLVALDNEVRMYGERFDNNSHGFARAYSHSTAGGNDSAILFDTAQADTIKLGDDVSKMYGETYYTWLNQFENVKTKFTSANRHDRAIVFGSIDTDALAASGELGELIQDHAMDFIYDPNADASGDSDDSDLAAIFAELTGA; encoded by the coding sequence ATGCCTTCCAAAAAACGGAAAAACCTGTTTTCTCGATGGACGAAATATTTTGATCACGAGGTCTCGCCGGATCGTCGCAAACGCACTCAACAGCGAATCGATGCTCAGTCTTACGCGAGCCTCGAACCGCGACAGGTTTTGACTTCTCCACTCCCGAGTTTCCCGGTCGACAGTGGACTGTTGTATCAGATTCACGGCGTCGAAGGTAATCAGGGCCAGCTATCTGAAATTGATCTAACATCTCGTGCACTGAACGACGTCGGTGACAATGCCGGATTCCAAATCAATGCAACAGCTTTTCGATCCGACGATGGATTCATTTACGGACTTCGACGTGATTCCAACGAACTAGTTCGTATTGGAGCCAACGGAGCAAGTGAAACGCTCGGAAACATTTCCGGATTCCCAAGCAGCGGATCGTACTCAGGTGATTTCGCTGAAGACGGTTTGCTTTATATGCGGAACGGTTCAAGCTTCTATGGCATCAACGTCGAAACGCTTTCCGTCGACAACGTCGTCACTGCAAATGAAAACGTGAGCCGGACTTACGACATCGCCTACAACCCGAAGACCGGATTGCACTATTCGATCCGCAAGGCAGGAACGCGATCCGAATTCATTTCGATTGACTTGCGATCCGGCGAAAACGAAGGCCAGGTTATCGTCATCAACGACAACCTCGAGCCTGCTGGAACGTACGGTGCACTGTTTTCGGACGCAAGCGGTCGAGTCGTTGCTGGCAACAATCGAGGCGGCCTTTATGAAATCGACCTTGAAACCGGTGCCGCAACATTCGCTGGCTACTCACCTCGAGCGTCTTCGAATGATGGAGCCTTCTCTGCATTGGGTAGCTTGAACTTGCCGCCCGTGGTCACCGACGCGTGGATGAGCATCCTCGAAAGTGACTCGCAGCGACAGATTCCGATCGAGACTCCGTATGACCTGGAAGGTCAAGAATTAAAGGTTACCGTTACGCGTTTACCAAGTATCGGCACAATCGTTGACGGCGCTGGAACCGAGATTGCTACGGGTCAGACGATGACTGTCGATCAGCTGACGAGCTTGACGTTCAAAACGCCTGACCAATTTGATTCTGCCGCTGATCCAGTTAGCTTCGAGTACGAAGTCTCGGACGGAAGCTTGACCAGCACCGGAAAAGTCGACATCAATTTTGCAGGCCTTTCGCGAGTTGAAGGCAGCGTTGTGGTCCTCGACAACAGCGAAGAAAGTTCTTACGCAGGCTACGTTTACAACAACGAGATCACACTGACCGGCGAAGATTTTCGTGGAAACCAAGTCAAGCAAACTGTGCTGACGGACGTCAACGGAAACTTCAGCTTTGAAGATCTGGCTCCAGGCAAGTATCAGATTCAGCAAGATCAGCCATACGTGGTTTTTGATAGTCATGTGGTTGCCGAAGCCGAAAACGTGACTCTGGGCGAGAACCTTGTTTCGGGTTTGATTGTGAGCGAAATGCCTCAGTCGATTTCGGGCATTACTTTCTACGAACATGCTCCGTCCTTGATCTCTGGTTTCACATACGTCGATGCCGACGGGAATGGGTCCGTTGGTTTCACCGAAACCGGTGTGGCTGCAGTAGCGATCAAGCTTGAAGGAAAGAATTTTGAAGGTGCCAAGGTCGAGCTGAAAACGACGACTGACTCGTATGGATTTTACGAGTTTCGCGGTTTGGCTTCGGGAACTTACACCGTGACGCAATCTCAACCCAATGACTACATCAGTGGCGAAAGCAACGCTGGTGAGTACGGTGGCAAGACTGCCGACAATATGATTGCCAGCATCGAACTCGGCAGCGGCGAGAAGGGACTGGGGTACAACTTCGGCGAATACGAAAACAGCTCACTTTCTGGTTCCGTGTTCATCGACAACGACCTCGACGCCGCCAACGACATGGGCGACACGCCACTCGAGGGCGTGACGGTTCGGCTGAGCGGAACGGATTTTCGAGGAATCGAGGTCAGTGAAGTGACGACGACAGATGCAAACGGCAACTATCGCTTCGACAGACTTCTTGCGGGAACCTACAGCCTTACCCAAGATCAACCCGAGGGGCTTGAAGAGGGCTTCAGTCACGTTGGAATCTTCAACGATGACGAGACTGTTCTATCGACCAACGGAACACGCAGCAAGAACCGGATCGACGGCATCGAAGTCGGATTTGGTCGCGACGGACGAAGCTTCGATTTCTCAGAACGGACCGACTACAATTTCGTTGGCGAATTCGAACAGACGATCGTCTTTACAGGCACCGACGAATCCGACGTGTTCGTCTTCAACGCCGGCACGACCCATCACTACGCTGAACTCAACGGCGAGTCGCACTACATCGACGCCTCGAAAAACACAAACATTGTGTTCGAAGGAAAGCTTGGCGACGACCGGGTTTACATGACGGGTTCGACGAAAGTCGAGCGGGTGATCACGACTGAAACTTCTGCGGTGATGCGGAGCGAGACGTTTCGTGTGCAAGCCATCGATACATCATGGTTCGTGATTGACTCCGGCGGCGGATTCGACAAAGTCATCATGTACGATACGCCGGAAGTCGATCGCATCAAAATGACTCAGGACTACTCTCGACTGTGGAATTCAGAAGGCTATTTTGCGGAAACGCGCGGTTACCATCGTTCGTACTTCTTTGCCGACAACGGCGGTGACGATCGAGCCTACCTCTACGATTCCAAGTACGAAGACACGATCAAGATGACGCCTTCGAACGCCAGAATGATCAGCCGCAAATACTACAGCTTTGCTCGGAACGTGGAGCGAGTTTACGCTTACTCAGTCAATGGAGGCTCTGATCGGTCTCAATTCTGGGACTCACATCAGGATCAGGACGTTTTCCAAGCCAAGCCTGAGTACGCGAGAATGTACAACGACGGTTTCTACAACATCGCTCAGGGATTCGCGCAATCGGATGCGTTCGCTCACAATACCGGCGAGAATGATCGTGCCTACCTGTTCGGTTCCGAAGGCGATGACATGCTCGTTAGCAGCCCGGCCAAAACCGGGATCACGGGCGAAGGATTCGCGATCGATGTTCATGGATTCGAGCGGACCTACGGCATCAGCAACGGTGGAAACGACAGGGCTCTATTGATCGATTCAAAAATGGACGATCGATTCGTCGCTCGGCCTGATGAAGCGACGCTCTACAATGAGGACTACTTCCTCAAAGCCAGCGGGTTCGCGAAAGTGGATGCGTGGTCGTCGCAGGGCGGCAACGACAGAGCTTACTTCTACGACTCTGCGGGCGACGAAACATTAGTCGCACTGGACAATGAAGTTCGCATGTACGGGGAACGCTTCGACAACAATAGCCACGGATTCGCCAGAGCCTACTCTCACTCGACCGCGGGTGGCAACGATTCTGCGATTCTTTTTGATACCGCTCAGGCGGACACGATCAAACTGGGTGACGACGTTTCTAAAATGTATGGTGAGACATACTACACGTGGCTGAATCAGTTTGAGAACGTCAAGACCAAGTTCACGAGCGCGAACCGCCACGACCGAGCCATCGTGTTTGGCTCGATCGACACTGATGCTTTGGCGGCGTCGGGAGAACTCGGCGAGCTGATTCAGGATCACGCGATGGACTTCATTTACGATCCGAACGCTGATGCGTCTGGCGATAGCGACGATTCCGATCTGGCAGCAATCTTCGCTGAACTGACTGGCGCGTAA
- the rlmKL gene encoding bifunctional 23S rRNA (guanine(2069)-N(7))-methyltransferase RlmK/23S rRNA (guanine(2445)-N(2))-methyltransferase RlmL — translation MSDPTKTLTLVAACAFGLEAIVKRELIAMGYDARGSQPGRVEFHGNWSDVCKTNQWLRTADRVLVKVIEFDSADFDSLFETVRDHDWSSTIPVDAQFPVTGRSRLSQLSSVPAVQRTVKKAIVESLQREHNTNELPETGAVYKIDVALLNDTATLTLDTTGDSLHKRGYRKLTGRAPIKETLAAALVDLSVWKPERMLVDPFCGTGTIPIEAAMIGMNIAPGLNRKFSCSDWPQLPAEMWQESIDDAKSKIRRDVDLQIIGSDIDEDALEMAMYHARQAGVDNQIHFRKKRFEEFSSQQKYGCIVTNPPYGERLQDIREVQTLYESFPAVLQKLETWSLFVITNVLAVEKIFQKSATRRRKLFNGRIECTYYQYLGPRPPKGYFDDDYIEPDNAHHQSPEPFEKVTPIVTTLPASETVCDTNESTANTGEREESSGAELNVEQSVNVWEAAKQKRTAKSKPKPEVAPLFGGLQAKDHEQADLFRSRLVKRARHLRRWPTKRGITCFRLYERDIPEIPLVVDRYENHLHITEYERPHERDLGRHASWLELMRTTAAEALGIDPENAHLKSRNHDSRQYEKVDNQQGRIEVQEAGLTFLVNLTDYVDTGLFLDHRTTRLMVHSEANGTRFLNLFAYTGSFTVFAADADADSTVTVDLSKNYLQWAEDNLKANKLAGPEHKFVAMDCMEYLKRCVSKKKKFDLIVVDPPTYSNSKRTDDDWDVQQRHVEMLNMIAQILTPGGVVFFSTNFRRFKFQEELLVGFNEILEISKQTVPDDFRNKRIHRCWRMEKASS, via the coding sequence ATGTCCGACCCAACCAAAACTCTGACGCTTGTCGCCGCTTGCGCGTTCGGACTCGAAGCCATCGTAAAACGTGAGCTGATTGCGATGGGCTACGATGCTCGGGGATCGCAACCGGGACGAGTCGAGTTTCATGGCAACTGGAGCGACGTTTGCAAAACGAACCAGTGGCTCAGGACGGCCGATCGGGTTTTGGTGAAAGTCATCGAGTTCGATTCTGCGGACTTTGACTCGTTGTTCGAGACGGTTCGTGATCACGACTGGTCGTCCACGATTCCGGTCGATGCGCAGTTCCCGGTAACTGGTCGATCGAGGCTTTCTCAGCTCTCCAGCGTTCCCGCAGTGCAGCGAACGGTCAAGAAAGCTATCGTTGAAAGTCTTCAGCGCGAACACAATACCAATGAGCTTCCAGAAACCGGAGCGGTTTACAAAATCGATGTCGCGTTGCTGAACGACACAGCCACGTTGACGCTCGATACAACTGGCGACAGCTTGCACAAACGCGGATATCGAAAGCTGACGGGCAGGGCACCGATCAAGGAAACCCTGGCGGCGGCTTTGGTTGATTTGAGTGTTTGGAAGCCGGAACGCATGTTGGTTGATCCGTTTTGCGGCACGGGAACGATCCCGATCGAAGCCGCGATGATTGGCATGAATATCGCCCCGGGGCTCAATCGAAAGTTTTCCTGTTCGGACTGGCCGCAGCTACCGGCAGAGATGTGGCAGGAATCGATCGATGATGCCAAATCAAAAATTCGGCGCGATGTTGATCTGCAGATCATCGGGTCCGACATCGATGAAGATGCACTTGAGATGGCGATGTACCACGCTCGCCAGGCTGGCGTCGACAATCAAATTCATTTTCGCAAGAAACGGTTTGAGGAATTTTCCAGCCAACAGAAATACGGCTGTATCGTCACCAATCCACCTTATGGCGAACGACTGCAGGACATTCGCGAAGTCCAAACGCTGTACGAAAGCTTTCCTGCTGTATTGCAGAAACTGGAAACGTGGTCGTTGTTTGTGATCACTAACGTTCTCGCAGTCGAGAAGATTTTTCAGAAGAGCGCAACGCGTCGACGAAAGCTGTTCAACGGTCGCATTGAATGCACTTACTATCAGTATCTGGGGCCGCGACCACCGAAGGGGTACTTTGATGACGACTACATCGAACCGGATAATGCCCACCACCAGTCGCCGGAACCATTTGAAAAAGTGACCCCAATCGTAACGACCTTGCCAGCGTCAGAAACCGTTTGCGATACAAATGAATCCACGGCCAACACTGGCGAACGCGAAGAGTCCAGCGGTGCAGAGCTCAACGTCGAGCAGTCTGTCAATGTTTGGGAGGCGGCGAAACAAAAGCGGACTGCCAAGTCAAAGCCGAAACCGGAAGTCGCTCCTCTCTTTGGCGGATTGCAGGCGAAAGATCACGAACAGGCCGATCTGTTTCGCAGTCGACTGGTGAAACGTGCTCGTCACCTTCGCCGATGGCCGACCAAACGGGGCATCACTTGCTTCCGACTTTACGAGCGGGACATTCCAGAAATTCCTCTGGTCGTCGATCGCTATGAAAACCACTTGCACATCACCGAATACGAACGCCCGCACGAACGCGACTTGGGGCGGCACGCGTCGTGGTTGGAACTGATGCGAACGACCGCGGCAGAAGCCTTGGGCATCGATCCAGAAAACGCGCATCTGAAATCCAGAAACCATGACTCGCGACAATACGAAAAAGTTGACAACCAGCAAGGTCGAATCGAAGTCCAAGAGGCCGGTTTAACGTTTCTTGTGAACCTGACCGACTATGTCGACACCGGCCTGTTCCTGGATCATCGAACCACGCGACTGATGGTGCATAGTGAAGCCAACGGAACTCGATTTCTGAACCTGTTTGCCTATACAGGTTCGTTTACAGTTTTCGCCGCCGATGCCGACGCAGATTCGACTGTCACAGTTGACCTGTCCAAGAACTATTTGCAGTGGGCCGAAGACAATCTGAAAGCAAACAAATTGGCTGGCCCAGAACACAAGTTCGTTGCAATGGACTGTATGGAGTACCTGAAGCGATGCGTTTCCAAAAAGAAGAAATTTGACCTGATCGTTGTCGATCCACCAACCTATTCGAACAGCAAACGTACCGACGATGACTGGGACGTGCAGCAGCGGCATGTCGAGATGCTGAACATGATCGCTCAAATCCTGACTCCCGGAGGCGTCGTCTTTTTTTCCACGAACTTCAGACGGTTCAAGTTTCAGGAAGAACTACTCGTTGGCTTCAATGAGATCCTTGAGATTAGCAAGCAAACCGTTCCGGACGACTTTCGCAACAAGCGGATCCATCGTTGCTGGCGGATGGAGAAAGCAAGTTCTTAA
- a CDS encoding thermonuclease family protein — MKQILTLIILAVILWVGFTQLRQQILPGGARPVATNPDLTIDGLPVTEIFAFSYGNVIDGDSVRLTDESGAEFDIRLAALDAPESQQPYGPEAKQHLQNLLGSNEILAWQTGVDQYSRKIAYLFIEQANGQLFEVNTQMIRDGYAWHYTQHSSNPVLQSIEQQARQSRLGLWADMQQPIPPWDYRKQ; from the coding sequence TTGAAACAGATCCTGACACTTATCATCCTCGCCGTGATTCTGTGGGTCGGATTTACGCAACTCAGGCAACAGATACTTCCCGGCGGCGCGAGACCGGTTGCCACCAATCCAGATCTGACGATCGATGGCCTTCCGGTGACGGAAATTTTCGCGTTTTCCTATGGCAACGTGATTGATGGCGATTCAGTTCGACTGACGGATGAATCCGGCGCCGAGTTTGACATTCGACTCGCCGCCCTCGATGCACCGGAATCGCAGCAGCCTTACGGCCCCGAGGCCAAACAGCATTTACAGAACTTGCTTGGCAGCAACGAAATTCTGGCGTGGCAAACTGGAGTCGATCAGTACTCTCGAAAAATTGCCTATCTGTTTATTGAGCAAGCGAATGGTCAGCTGTTCGAAGTCAACACCCAGATGATTCGCGACGGATACGCCTGGCACTACACGCAGCACAGCTCCAATCCCGTTCTGCAGTCGATCGAGCAACAGGCTCGCCAGTCAAGGCTTGGGCTTTGGGCCGACATGCAGCAACCGATTCCCCCTTGGGATTACCGAAAGCAATAG